The Tripterygium wilfordii isolate XIE 37 chromosome 17, ASM1340144v1, whole genome shotgun sequence genome has a window encoding:
- the LOC119982214 gene encoding protein FAR-RED IMPAIRED RESPONSE 1-like, which produces MQIEVVFPSARHRLCLWHIMKKVPKKLGSYKEYENIIYDLGEAVYESQSTYEFERCGESMISKFHLADNGWLKTMYDLREKWVPIYVKNFFWAGMSSTQRSEAVNAFFDGYVNSKTTLRQFVEQYNNALRDKAEKESKADFNSFNKQLKCATSYGMEKQILNLYTQNKFKEFQNELTGLIYCGIKSVVNNENMTHFYVEEDVFFGDKRRKKVEYNVCYDSTSSTVFCTCCRFEFRGILCRHAIIVLVRNGHDLIPAHYIFRRWRKDIRRPYSRVKVYYDGMEITGDQQRYDKLCNMFTYLADLAADSEQNFNYVVNLIEGAMSIVSALSNATPVSALNVAGFSNDLLMTRGKGRPPSVRKKRIFKRSARSSKSSNEVLPASTGTSGSMDASEVDGSSFMY; this is translated from the exons ATGCAAATTGAAGTTGTGTTTCCTTCAGCTAGGCATAGATTATGTTTGTGGCACATCATGAAGAAGGTGCCTAAGAAGCTTGGTTCGTACAAAGAATATGAGAATATTATTTATGATTTGGGTGAAGCTGTTTATGAATCGCAGAGCACGTATGAGTTTGAAAGGTGCGGGGAATCTATGATTTCTAAATTTCATTTGGCAGATAATGGTTGGTTGAAAACAATGTATGATCTTAGAGAGAAGTGGGTTCCAATATATGTGAAGAACTTCTTTTGGGCTGGTATGTCGTCCACTCAGAGAAGCGAGGCTGTGAATGCATTTTTTGATGGTTATGTGAACTCGAAAACTACTCTTAGACAGTTTGTGGAGCAGTACAACAATGCATTAAGGGACAAAGCTGAAAAGGAAAGTAAAGCGGATTTTAATTCATTCAACAAGCAACTCAAATGTGCTACTTCATATGGAATGGAGAAACAAATTCTGAATTTGTACACTCAAAACAAGTTCAAAGAGTTTCAAAATGAGTTGACAGGGTTGATTTATTGTGGCATTAAATCTGTGGTTAACAATGAAAATATGACACATTTTTATGTTGAAGAGGATGTATTCTTTGGAgataaaagaaggaagaaagttGAATACAATGTGTGCTATGACAGCACTTCATCGACTGTCTTTTGTACATGCTGCAGGTTCGAGTTCAGGGGTATATTGTGCAGACATGCTATAATCGTGTTGGTTCGTAATGGACATGATCTAATCCCAGCTCATTATATCTTTAGGCGTTGGAGAAAAGACATAAGGAGACCTTATTCTAGAGTTAAGGTATATTATGATGGAATGGAGATTACAGGCGACCAACAACGGTATGATAAATTGTGTAACATGTTCACATATCTGGCAGATTTGGCGGCTGACAGCGAACAAAATTTCAATTATGTTGTGAACTTGATTGAAGGTGCAATGAGCATTGTTAGTGCGTTGAGCAATGCCACACCTGTTAGTGCATTGAATGTGGCTGGTTTCTCAAATGATCTGTTAATGACAAGAGGCAAAGGACGTCCTCCATCTGTGAGGAAGAAAAGGATTTTCAAGAGGTCTGCTAGGAGCAGCAAAAGCAGCAATGAAGTGCTGCCAGCATCAACTGGAACAAGTGGAAGCATG GACGCAAGTGAGGTGGATGGGTCAAGCTTCATGTATTGA
- the LOC119981835 gene encoding protein FAR-RED IMPAIRED RESPONSE 1-like, which yields MERHDEAYHGWEDQQIKGSNMVMNNDISSSYESVEGLGNFVSEEAEVPLIGMFFEDENQMFQYYKRYGQLMGFPVKKRIVNKDKDGLVKYLTFTCGRADKSNTHTNNFINHRSNAKVDCKARLRARLSKEGKWEITNFIYDHNHVMSPSKSRYFSCNRLINPHIKRQLEIDDIAGIRANKSHNAQVIGAGGHEKLLFLEQDTRNLLAKTRRLRLGEGDANAIQSYFSKMQSQNDGFFSLIDWDEKGRLKNVFWTDARSRAACRDFGDVITFDTTYLTNKVWADFKRRHGHFHMVISDLALMYA from the exons ATGGAAAGGCATGATGAAGCATATCATGGGTGGGAGGACCAACAGATTAAGGGATCGAACATGGTCATGAACAATGATATATCTAGTTCATATGAAAGTGTTGAAGGTCTAGGAAATTTTGTTTCAGAAGAAGCTGAAGTTCCGTTGATTGGAATGTTTTTTGAAGATGAAAATCAAATGTTCCAGTATTACAAGAGATATGGGCAACTGATGGGATTTCCTGTGAAGAAAAGGATTGTAAACAAGGATAAGGATGGATTGGTTAAATATTTGACATTCACATGTGGCAGAGCAGATAAAAGCAATACACATACTAACAATTTCATAAATCATCGGTCAAATGCGAAGGTTGATTGTAAAGCTAGGTTGAGAGCCCGTTTATCTAAAGAGGGTAAGTGGGAAATTACAAATTTTATCTATGATCATAACCATGTAATGAGTCCATCGAAGTCGAGGTATTTTAGTTGCAATCGGTTAATTAACCCTCATATTAAAAGGCAACTGGAGATTGATGACATAGCTGGGATTAGAGCCAATAAAAGTCACAATGCCCAGGTAATTGGTGCTGGGGGGCATGAGAAGTTATTGTTTTTGGAACAAGATACTAGAAATTTACTTGCAAAAACTAGACGCTTGCGACTTGGCGAAGGGGATGCCAATGCAATTCAGAGTTATTTCAGCAAGATGCAATCACAGAATGATGGGTTTTTTTCACTAATTGATTGGGATGAGAAAGGTAGGCTGAAAAATGTTTTTTGGACTGATGCAAGGAGTCGGGCAGCTTGTCGTGATTTTGGGGATGTCATTACGTTTGATACGACATATTTGACTAATAA GGTGTGGGCTGATTTCAAACGAAGACACGGACACTTTCATATGGTTATTTCGGACTTGGCTCTCATGTATGCATAA